In Mycolicibacterium aubagnense, the DNA window TCGAAAGCGGAGTAGCGACAACACCACGGACAGCGGTCGGGCCAGCAGTAGCAAGACGAGACCGACGAGGACGGCCGGGATCAGGTCGTCACCGAGCTGGCTGGGCGTGACCAGCAGCCCGAGCAGGACGAACAGCCCGATCTGCGCCAGCCAGCCCAGCCCTTCGGCGAAGGATCGGGTGGCGGCCCGGTGCGGCAACCCGGAATTCGCCAGTACCAAGCCCGTCACGTACGCGGCGAGGAATCCGCTCGCGTGCGCCACTCCCGATGCGGAGAAGGCCACGGTACCCAGACCGAAGGTGGCCAGCGGGTACAAACCCGACGCGGGTAGCGCGATCCGGCGCAGCGTGACGGCACCCAGGTAGCCGCACACCACGCCGATCCCGGCTCCGGCGAGCAGCTCATATACCAGGCTGAGCAGCGCCTCCCCTGCTTCGAAATGCAGCGGAACAGCGCTGAACATCAAGACCAGGATGACGGCCGGCGCGTCGTTCAGACCGGATTCGGCTTCCAGGAGACCAGCCAGCCGCCGCGGCAGCGGCAGCACCCGAAGGACGGAAAACACCGCCGCTGCGTCGGTCGAGGAGACGATGGCGCCCAGCAGCAGCGCGAGCTGCCAGTGGACGCCGAGGAGCAGATGCGCTCCTGCCGCGGTGACCACGGTGCTGATGGCCACGCCCAGGGTGGCCATCACCGCCGCCGGGGCCAGGCTCTTTCGGACGTCACTGAACTGGGTGGTGAGACCGCCTTCGATGAGGATGATCGTCAACGCAGCCGTGCCCAGATCGCGCGCGAGCGTGACGTCGTCGAACCGCAGTCCGATGCCGTCCTCGCCGACCAGCACGCCGACGCCCAGGAACAGCAACAGACTGGGGAGTCCGGCCCGGGTGGCCAATCTGGTGGCGACGATGCTGGCCAGCAGCACCAGGGCGCCGACGAGCAGTACCCGGTTCATCTCCTCCAGCGTCATCGGTCCCCGTTCAGGTCTGCGGCCACGGCCGAGCCAAATGTATCCGGCCGGTGGGTGACAATGACTGCGTGAGCACCCGGGGCATGCGCGTCGCTATCGCCGGCGCCGGCGCGGTGGGCCGGTCGGTGGCGCAGGAACTCGTCGCCAACGGCCACAAGGTCCTGCTGATCGAGCGTGACATCCACAAGTACGAACCGCACACGGTCCCAGAGGCAGACTGGCTGTGGGCCGACGCCTGCGAGGTGGCCTCGCTCGAGGAGTGCAGCATCGAGATGTGCGACGTCGTGATCGCCGCAACCGGCGATGACAAGGCGAATCTCGCGATGGCGCTGTTGGCCAAAACAGAATTCCACGTGCCGCGGGTGGTCGCGCGCGTGAACAACGTCGCCAACGAGTGGTTGTTCACCGACGACTGGGGTGTCGACGTCGCAGTGTCCACGCCGCACGCGATGGCCGTCGGCGTCGAGGGCGCCATCGACGTCGGCCACCTGGTCCGACTGATGGGGCTGCGCCAGGGTCACGCCAATCTGACAAAGTTCACGCTGCCGCCCAACAGTCCGTTGATCGGGCGCACATTCGGGGACATGACGTTGCCGCAGAACACCCTCTTGGTGACGGTGCAGCGCGGCACCAGGATCATCGTGCCGAAATCAGCAGACCGCTTCGAGGACGGCGATGAGCTGCTCTTCGTCGCAGACGAATCCGTCGACGGAGACATCCGCGACCTCATCCACGGCGACTAGAGCCGCATTCGACGGTTACAACGCGTAGCAATACCTGCTGGTCGGCACCGAATCCAGATTGGTGTGGGCGCCAAAGCGCATCACGCTCTCGACCATGAGCGTCATCCGACGCTGCAGTTCGGCCTCGTCGCCGCCGCTGCCGTAGAACGCGTGCACGTCGGTCATCGCCGCCATGTGGAACAGTTCCTCGACGACGGCGTCGACCCGCTCGGTGCCGTGCACCGTCCGCAGCACCCGGTTTTGCACATAGCCGAACGTGTCCTGGGTGTCGATGGCGACGCTGGTGTGCTGCCCCTGCCAGATCTCGAGCCAGTCGGCCGGATCGAGCCCGGCCGGGATGCGCAGGAAACCGATCTGCGCCAATGCCGTTGTCCGGACCCCGTTTTCCACGCTGGGCGGGTCCAGGCGCACCGTCTCCTCGACCTCCCAGCCGGCACTGCGCTGAGAGATCGCGGCCAGCAGGTCGGAAATGGGCTCCGGGTCAGTGTCGGGGTCGGTCCACACACTGACCACCGCGGACACCGGGCTGTCGAAGGCGGTGATGCGCAGCATCGCCACCTCGACGTCGGCGTCGTCGACGTTGATCTGCAACCGGTTCACGCCCGCGGCCCGCAGTAGAACGTGCAATTGCCTCGACTGCAGGGCGGTGTCCAAACCCGCGCCCCACAAGGCGTACACCAGCTTCACGGCATCAGCCATGCTTGGCGGCCATCGGCTCGGCCTGCATGACTCCGCCGGCCTGGAGCCACTCGCCCACCGCCCTCGGGGCATCGCGGACGGGGTTGTAGACGTCCTCCTCGGAGGAGAACAGGTTGTCCCCGGCATAGACGAGGCGGGTGATGTTGGGGAAACCGAACACCTTGCCCGGCTCGGTGGGATGGTCAAGGGCGTTGATGATCTCGGTGACGATCGCGCCGTTCTCCTCGTCGATCGCGACCCAGGTGTGCGGGAATCGCATGTGCGGGAACGGCTTCATGACGCCCACGATCCATTCGCGGACGGCGTCGCGGCCGTGCATCTCGCCGTAGGCGTGCTCGATATAGTGCACGTCCTCGGTGAACAGATCGGCGAACGGGGCCCAGTCACCGGTGCTCGAACAGACCTCGACGACCTTGGTGTAGTGCTCGAGCGCGGCCATCAGCTCGTCCCGGGTGAATCGTGGCATGTCCGAACCTCCAGAGGCTACTAGAATCAATTTCAGTTCTTGGACTCTACCCAACAACTAGAATTCGCTCCAGACCCAAGAAGGAGCTGCACCTTGGCAAGAATCGCCGAACCCCGCCCGGCCGCTGAGCCCAGCTCCGCCGTGCAGCAGCAGCGTCGCGACGCGATCCTCAAGGCCACCGCGGCCCTGGCCGCACAGAAACCCGCCGACCAGGTACAGATGAACGAGGTCGCCCGCGCCGCCGGCGTCGCGCTCGGCACCTTGTACCGCTACTTCCCGTCGAAGACCCACCTGTTCGTCGGCCTCATGGCCGACCGCGTGGACCGGATGCAGGACGGAATCCACCGCCGGAAGGCGCCCGCCGGTACCGCGGCCGATCGCGTGTTCGATGTCCTGTCGCGCGCCACGCGTCCGATGCTGCGGCAGCCCCACCTGACGGCCGCCATGCTCAACTCACTGAACACCGCCGACGCGACGGCCGTGGCCGAGGTAGGCCATATCGACCGCCAGGTGCGCAGCATGCTGCTGACCATCTGCGGGGTGGATGATCCCGGGCCACAGGATATTTCGCTGATGCGCCTGGTCCAGCACACCTGGCACGGAATCCTGCAGTCCAGCCTCAACGGGCGAATCTCCGCCGACGAGACCGAGGACGAGATTCAGCTGGCGTGCCGACTGATCCTGGCTCCGCTTGCCCGCACCGAATAGCGCCGGCTAGGCCCGGAAGCAACCTTCGAAATGGCCGTTCTCGATTCCCGCGGTCTGCATGAACGAGTGCGCGACGACCGGACCTACCAGGTGAAACCCGGCTTCCCGCAACGCCACTGACAGCTGAATGGACTCAGGGCTGGCCATCCGGCCGTCATCCCAGCTCCTGAGCCGATGACGCTGCCGTGGTTCATGCTGCCAGCATAATTGCGAGAGCGAGTATTTCGACAGCAGCCGGGCATTGTGCACGGTGGCCTCGATCTTTCGCCTGTTGCGAATGATGCTGGTGTCAGCCATCAATCGCTCGACATCATCGGTGGTCATCGCGGCGACGGACGCTGGTGCGAATCCGCGGAACGCGTTACGTAGGCTGTTCCGCTTGTCGAACACGGCCGCCCACGACAGCCCGTTCTCGAAGTACGTCAATGCAAGTAACTCGAACAAGGCAGTGTCATCGCGGGTCGGCACACCCCATTCCCGGTCGTGATAGGTCCGCAAATCCCGGCCCGTTTCAGTCGCCCACCGACACCTGGCGACGCCATCCGCAGCGGTGACCACCGTGGGGAGCGCCGCCGGCATCCCGACGCCTGCCATCGCTCTCATCTCATGGCCCGCCGTCAGACGTAGCCATGCGCTGCCGCAAGCTTTTCCGCATCTTCAAGCGCCTTTGCCAGATCGCCGGTCGGATTGCCGGTCAGCATCGTGGGCTGAAATCGCAATTCGTCGACCTCCTGAATCCCAGCTTGATTGAGCCACATGCGCAGGTACGCGGCGTGATGGTCCACTCCGAATGCCGGTTCGGCTACACCGTGTGCGTACACGCCGGAGGTGAGGGTCAGGGTGGCATGCTTGCCCGTGAGCAGTCCCCGGTAGCCGGCCTGCGGGTCCAGACTCCACAGAATCCCCGGCTGATGAACCAGATCGATGAAATGCTTGAGCCGGTACGGAATTCCGGAGTTCCACATCGGCGAAGCAATGAGATACCGGTCGGCAGACTTGAAGCGGTCGGCGATTGCCACGATCTCGTCCCAGGCCGACTGTCCGGCGCCATCCTGCTCGGCTCCTTTGATGACGTTCATCTTCGCAGCCGCTTTGTCGCCGTCGAATGCAGGGAGTTCCGTCTCCCACAGATCGAGGTTATCGATCTCGAGGTGCGGGTTGACTGCCGTCAGTGCATCGAGATACGCCGTGGCGATCTGCCTCGACTTCGAATCACTCTTGCGCGGAGACGCTTGGAGGTACAGCAATTTCGTCATGGCCGGACTTCCCTTCAGCGATCCGAAGGCACTTCGGTGAACCCAGGTTCCCCCCCGTCGACAACGGAGTTGAATCGAATACGGGTGTCCAGGCGCTCGTTGATCTCGTCGATCGCGTCATCGGGAAGTGCTGCGACAGCGAAGTTTTCGGCGATCCGAGAGGGTGTGACCGATGCCGTCAGAACTGCGCTGCCACGCTGGATTCCCCAAGCCAGCAAGACCTGTGCGGGCGTCCTATCGAACTGCCGCGCCATCGAGACGATGAGCGGATCGTCGAGCAGTCGTGGTTCGAGTGCATGACCAAGCGACGCGAACGCCAACAAGATGGCGCCATGGCTCTTGGCCAGCTCGTACAGTTCCCACTGCGGGTGGTACGGGTGTGCCTCCACCTCGACAACTGCCGGCTTGATCCGCGCGAACTCCAGCACGTCCCTGGTTCTTTCGGCACTGATGTCAGAAAGTCCGATCGCGCCGACAAGCCCTTCGTCGACGAGATGCTCCATGGCAGCCCAGGTTTCAGCCAGGGTGACGCCGTTGTCGTAGATCACGTTCCCATGCACATCCCGGGGATCCTGATCATCGCCAGGCTGGAACGCGAACGGCGTGTGCACCAGGTACAGGTCGAGCGTGTCCAATCCCAACCGGTTCAGGCTCGCCTGCAGCGCGGGCTTGACCCGTTCCGGGCGGTGGTTGTTGTTCCACAACTTGGTGGTCACGAACAGGTCTTCGCGGCGGACTGTCCCGTTCGCGAACAGTTCCTTCAGCGCCGCACCGACCTGCGCTTCATTGCGGTAACGCTCGGCGGCATCGAGGTGGCGGAATCCAGCTTCGACCGCTGCGATCACCGCGGCCTCGGTCTTCGTGTTGTCGGACAGTGAAGTCCCGAACCCGAGGGCCGGGATTGCGCCGCTGCCGTTGTTCAACGGGAAACGTCGCTGTCTCACATCGTCGTTGAGTGTCATGATCCTGATCTCCTTGTTCACTGATGGCTTGGTGTGCGGAAAGTGCTTAGGGGCAATGTGTTTCGAGGTTCACTGGCCGCCATCCACACCCCCGCCGACGATGGCGACCGCCTGCGCGGTGGTCCATACCGCGCTGGCCAGGTACCGAAAGTTCACCAGCGCAGCCAGGTAACCGTCACCCTCGGGCAGGCGTGGACCCGCCGTGGCGTCTTTGACCACGGCCACCTCGAAGCCCTGTTCGACGAGTTCGCGCAGGTGCCCTTCGACGCACAGGTTGGCGGCCATGCCGGCCAGGATCACCTGCGTCACGCCGCGCTTGCGCAACTGCAGCACAAGGTCATTCGACTCGGGACCCACGATCTTGTGGGGTGAGGTGATGACGGTGCGGCCGTCATGGATGTGGTGCCGGTACGCGGGCAGGAAGTCCGCGCCGGAGTCGGCGAAACCATCCATTGTGTAGGCGCCGGCACGCGCAAACATGCCGACACCGCCCATGAACTGCTCGAGCGGGTCGCCGAACCGCCACTGCCCATCAGTTGGGTAGAAGTAGTGCGGCGAGACGGCGACCGTGAGTCCGGCACGCTTGGCCACTTCGAACAGTTCGCCGATGTGCGCACCGGTGTTGTTCTCTTCCACGCTCGCACCGAACACCGACCACGCCACTCCGTCGGGACTAAGGAAATCGATCTGGGGATCGGTGACGACGAGCGCCGCACGCGCATGGTCGAGCACGAAGCCGGAACTCGGTAAGGCGGGTTGCGGCGGCTCGGCATAGTCGGAGTGGTCTGCCATGGCACAGCCTTCGCGGTCGGCGGATGTTGACACCGCAAGAATAGATGACCGGTCGTCTATAAATCAAGAGCAACCACTAGTGGCCTGCATAACAGCTCGGGTCAGCGCAGCAGCGCCGGCAACGTGACCGTTTCGAATCGGTCGTACGGCGCGCGGCTACGGGTGACCTTGCCCCTCAATGCCGCACCCTCCCACGCCTCGATCAGCACCGATGCCAACTCGGACGCTCCGCGGTCCGCGGCAATGTCACCACCACTGCCCTGCCCCGATCGCACGCAGCCGGCAAGCGCCCCGTCCCAGCGATCGAGGATGCGCGTCAGTTCGGCGCGCACCGGTTCGCTGGACCCGCCGAGTTCGAGCGACATGTTGCCGACCAGACAGCCCAGCAGGAAGTCCGCGGATTCATGCTCGTCGGCGAGCGCATGGAAGAACCGGGCGATCCGCTGGTGTGCCAGACCGTCAGCGTCCAGCAGCGGCAGGAGCCGCTCCTCGATATCGGACCAGTAGTGCTCGAGGATCGCCGCCGCGAATGCCTCCTTACTGGGGAAATACGCGTAGAACGAACCCTTCGGCACACCCGCCGCGTCGGTGATGTCCTTCACGCCACTGGCGGCGAATCCGTGCGCATGCACGAGATCGAGCCCTGCGGCCAGCAGTCGCCGGCGGACTTCGGGATTGGCTGGGCGCGGCACCCCACAATATTAGCCGACCGGTCGGCTATCTTTGGCTGCGAAACCGCTCCGCTGCGACTAGCGTCGTGGACGAGGTATCGCGGCGCGGCCAGGGAGAACATCGATGTGCGACGAAGTAGAGGCCGCTCTGCGGCGGCACTGGGCGGCATCCGACGCCAACGACTTCACCGCAGAACACGAAATCTACCGCGACGACGCGGTTCTCGAGTATCCGCAGTCGGGTGAGCGAATCCGCGGGCGGCACAACATTCAGGCATCGAGGTCTGCCCAGCCGAACGTGAAGCACTTCGAGGTGCGGCGCATCGTCGGTTCGGGTGAGCTGTGGCTCACC includes these proteins:
- a CDS encoding potassium/proton antiporter — protein: MTLEEMNRVLLVGALVLLASIVATRLATRAGLPSLLLFLGVGVLVGEDGIGLRFDDVTLARDLGTAALTIILIEGGLTTQFSDVRKSLAPAAVMATLGVAISTVVTAAGAHLLLGVHWQLALLLGAIVSSTDAAAVFSVLRVLPLPRRLAGLLEAESGLNDAPAVILVLMFSAVPLHFEAGEALLSLVYELLAGAGIGVVCGYLGAVTLRRIALPASGLYPLATFGLGTVAFSASGVAHASGFLAAYVTGLVLANSGLPHRAATRSFAEGLGWLAQIGLFVLLGLLVTPSQLGDDLIPAVLVGLVLLLLARPLSVVLSLLRFRVPWREQAFLSWAGLRGAVPIVLATYPIVTGVPDSHRLLNIVFVLVVVFTLVQGPSLKPIAHWLGLIRRDITRELQVESAPLDVLDAELLTLTVLPQSRLHNVTVLELRLPDPSVITLIIRKGHTFVPQPDTRLEAGDELLIVSTSTTREATERRLRAVSRRGKLAYWFDEYGEPD
- a CDS encoding potassium channel family protein is translated as MRVAIAGAGAVGRSVAQELVANGHKVLLIERDIHKYEPHTVPEADWLWADACEVASLEECSIEMCDVVIAATGDDKANLAMALLAKTEFHVPRVVARVNNVANEWLFTDDWGVDVAVSTPHAMAVGVEGAIDVGHLVRLMGLRQGHANLTKFTLPPNSPLIGRTFGDMTLPQNTLLVTVQRGTRIIVPKSADRFEDGDELLFVADESVDGDIRDLIHGD
- a CDS encoding nuclear transport factor 2 family protein, whose translation is MPRFTRDELMAALEHYTKVVEVCSSTGDWAPFADLFTEDVHYIEHAYGEMHGRDAVREWIVGVMKPFPHMRFPHTWVAIDEENGAIVTEIINALDHPTEPGKVFGFPNITRLVYAGDNLFSSEEDVYNPVRDAPRAVGEWLQAGGVMQAEPMAAKHG
- a CDS encoding TetR family transcriptional regulator, which gives rise to MARIAEPRPAAEPSSAVQQQRRDAILKATAALAAQKPADQVQMNEVARAAGVALGTLYRYFPSKTHLFVGLMADRVDRMQDGIHRRKAPAGTAADRVFDVLSRATRPMLRQPHLTAAMLNSLNTADATAVAEVGHIDRQVRSMLLTICGVDDPGPQDISLMRLVQHTWHGILQSSLNGRISADETEDEIQLACRLILAPLARTE
- a CDS encoding DNA-3-methyladenine glycosylase I, whose protein sequence is MAGVGMPAALPTVVTAADGVARCRWATETGRDLRTYHDREWGVPTRDDTALFELLALTYFENGLSWAAVFDKRNSLRNAFRGFAPASVAAMTTDDVERLMADTSIIRNRRKIEATVHNARLLSKYSLSQLCWQHEPRQRHRLRSWDDGRMASPESIQLSVALREAGFHLVGPVVAHSFMQTAGIENGHFEGCFRA
- a CDS encoding FMN-dependent NADH-azoreductase, producing MTKLLYLQASPRKSDSKSRQIATAYLDALTAVNPHLEIDNLDLWETELPAFDGDKAAAKMNVIKGAEQDGAGQSAWDEIVAIADRFKSADRYLIASPMWNSGIPYRLKHFIDLVHQPGILWSLDPQAGYRGLLTGKHATLTLTSGVYAHGVAEPAFGVDHHAAYLRMWLNQAGIQEVDELRFQPTMLTGNPTGDLAKALEDAEKLAAAHGYV
- a CDS encoding aldo/keto reductase, whose protein sequence is MTLNDDVRQRRFPLNNGSGAIPALGFGTSLSDNTKTEAAVIAAVEAGFRHLDAAERYRNEAQVGAALKELFANGTVRREDLFVTTKLWNNNHRPERVKPALQASLNRLGLDTLDLYLVHTPFAFQPGDDQDPRDVHGNVIYDNGVTLAETWAAMEHLVDEGLVGAIGLSDISAERTRDVLEFARIKPAVVEVEAHPYHPQWELYELAKSHGAILLAFASLGHALEPRLLDDPLIVSMARQFDRTPAQVLLAWGIQRGSAVLTASVTPSRIAENFAVAALPDDAIDEINERLDTRIRFNSVVDGGEPGFTEVPSDR
- a CDS encoding isochorismatase family protein, whose product is MADHSDYAEPPQPALPSSGFVLDHARAALVVTDPQIDFLSPDGVAWSVFGASVEENNTGAHIGELFEVAKRAGLTVAVSPHYFYPTDGQWRFGDPLEQFMGGVGMFARAGAYTMDGFADSGADFLPAYRHHIHDGRTVITSPHKIVGPESNDLVLQLRKRGVTQVILAGMAANLCVEGHLRELVEQGFEVAVVKDATAGPRLPEGDGYLAALVNFRYLASAVWTTAQAVAIVGGGVDGGQ
- a CDS encoding TetR/AcrR family transcriptional regulator, whose product is MPRPANPEVRRRLLAAGLDLVHAHGFAASGVKDITDAAGVPKGSFYAYFPSKEAFAAAILEHYWSDIEERLLPLLDADGLAHQRIARFFHALADEHESADFLLGCLVGNMSLELGGSSEPVRAELTRILDRWDGALAGCVRSGQGSGGDIAADRGASELASVLIEAWEGAALRGKVTRSRAPYDRFETVTLPALLR
- a CDS encoding nuclear transport factor 2 family protein; protein product: MCDEVEAALRRHWAASDANDFTAEHEIYRDDAVLEYPQSGERIRGRHNIQASRSAQPNVKHFEVRRIVGSGELWLTELVMTYDGRPFYTVSIMEFSGTEVVRETQYFTEAFEPGPSRAQWVERM